The following are from one region of the Candidatus Marsarchaeota archaeon genome:
- a CDS encoding winged helix-turn-helix domain-containing protein gives MSQYGKTKSEIISLIRERRDTLSEISRALGLAPSTINKHLKELSEMGIIRLVDSDYAKKWKHYTLTDVAKVSGPETVATSNMKYKKAKYISFLLASIVAIAGLLMYLHAAGSVESVPVSITDPPYIPAGTNSVLLNYSSIIINYTYNRVNMTATLNSSGTINALSLVNVTRIIAMAKIRSGAVIKGVSINISSGSIQIGNATYQLTIPVKHFYTSVIGNGNVNSSTSILIDLSSVVVPYFSANSTGAESFAFLPKLSSVLGSINSRHAEDASLKNLENSSMANGTMPIGLFGKNIIYLFRRPSVMIENTSIASNKGVMGFEASLINTGNGTISLEGIAVLSCIFGPRVAMQANLSEANNSAEAEEYNSSDGTLTINVSKLYNGMNWSQKRMQINVTHRISRIVIIHGSYGLEQTPEMYEPEEVFGLSFGVLENGSLSPAMWEMPAIRENKGYQMAPHSESTFTYSTSSNSIQGQALNAVSKNGNYRIIAFTSKGIAVYYNERNATGCG, from the coding sequence ATGTCGCAGTATGGAAAAACGAAAAGCGAGATAATAAGCCTTATCAGGGAGCGGCGCGATACGCTTAGCGAAATAAGCAGGGCGCTGGGCCTTGCACCTTCAACAATAAACAAGCACCTCAAAGAGCTTTCGGAAATGGGCATCATAAGGCTCGTGGATAGCGATTATGCCAAAAAATGGAAGCATTACACCTTGACAGATGTAGCAAAGGTATCGGGTCCAGAAACAGTTGCAACAAGCAATATGAAGTATAAAAAGGCAAAGTATATAAGTTTCTTGCTGGCCTCTATTGTTGCAATAGCTGGTCTACTGATGTACCTTCATGCAGCCGGAAGCGTTGAGTCTGTTCCAGTCAGCATAACCGACCCGCCCTATATTCCCGCAGGAACTAATTCCGTTTTGCTTAACTATTCTTCAATAATAATAAATTACACATACAACAGGGTTAACATGACAGCAACGCTTAATTCTTCAGGCACAATAAATGCTCTTAGCCTTGTGAACGTGACAAGAATCATAGCCATGGCAAAAATAAGAAGCGGGGCAGTTATAAAGGGCGTTTCAATAAACATAAGCTCAGGTTCGATACAAATAGGAAATGCAACATACCAGCTTACCATACCGGTAAAGCACTTCTACACAAGCGTTATAGGTAACGGAAATGTGAACTCTTCAACTTCAATACTCATCGATCTGTCAAGCGTTGTCGTCCCATATTTTTCTGCGAACTCTACAGGTGCAGAATCGTTCGCATTCCTTCCAAAGCTGTCAAGCGTGCTGGGCAGCATAAACAGCAGGCATGCAGAAGACGCATCTTTGAAAAATTTGGAAAACAGCAGCATGGCAAATGGCACAATGCCAATAGGCCTATTCGGCAAGAATATAATATATCTTTTCAGGCGGCCTAGCGTAATGATTGAAAATACATCCATAGCTTCAAACAAGGGCGTTATGGGATTCGAAGCCTCATTGATAAATACAGGGAATGGCACAATATCGCTTGAAGGGATTGCAGTGTTGTCATGCATTTTTGGTCCGAGGGTTGCTATGCAGGCAAATCTCAGCGAAGCAAACAATTCTGCAGAAGCGGAAGAGTACAATTCCAGCGATGGAACATTAACCATAAATGTGTCAAAGTTATACAATGGCATGAACTGGAGCCAAAAGCGCATGCAAATAAATGTTACACACAGAATAAGCAGGATTGTAATAATACACGGATCGTACGGGCTTGAGCAGACTCCTGAAATGTATGAGCCAGAGGAGGTTTTCGGGCTTTCCTTCGGAGTTCTTGAAAACGGCAGCCTTAGCCCTGCGATGTGGGAAATGCCTGCAATCCGTGAAAATAAGGGCTACCAAATGGCTCCGCATTCCGAATCTACGTTCACGTACTCTACAAGTTCAAATTCGATTCAGGGCCAGGCGCTCAATGCCGTATCAAAGAATGGCAATTATAGAATTATAGCATTTACCTCCAAAGGCATTGCCGTATACTACAATGAGAGGAATGCAACCGGGTGTGGATGA
- a CDS encoding SRPBCC domain-containing protein: MEFSGKIDVNSPREKIFEYLSAPQKMASLIPGMQNYSIENNEIKMDVMVGLSFIKGKFKVKLKPLKLDNPSHVELKGSGSGAGSSIDFTATFDIKAITKASSEISWKAVVNVGGMAATFGSQMIKNAAQNFINQVIESLKNAAE, from the coding sequence ATGGAATTTTCAGGAAAAATAGACGTGAATAGCCCTAGGGAAAAAATCTTTGAATATTTGTCTGCTCCGCAGAAAATGGCAAGCTTAATCCCCGGAATGCAAAACTATTCGATTGAAAATAATGAAATAAAAATGGATGTAATGGTTGGGCTGTCATTCATAAAGGGAAAATTCAAAGTAAAGCTAAAGCCACTAAAGCTGGATAATCCGTCGCATGTAGAGTTGAAGGGCTCAGGCTCAGGTGCTGGAAGCTCAATAGACTTTACCGCAACATTTGACATAAAAGCCATAACAAAGGCAAGCTCTGAGATTTCATGGAAAGCTGTGGTGAATGTTGGGGGCATGGCTGCCACGTTTGGGAGTCAGATGATAAAAAATGCAGCGCAAAACTTTATCAACCAGGTAATAGAAAGCCTGAAGAATGCTGCCGAATAG
- a CDS encoding xanthine dehydrogenase family protein subunit M codes for MFPKKFDYYSPKTISEAIGLIDELKDAKVLAGGQSLLPMMKLRLATPAALIDLSNINGELGSIVQDKSSVEIGAMARIAELAKSKAVQKSLPALYDASLVIADTQVRNMGTIGGNLANADPNNDMPVVALALNAKMEVRNKNGKRLESADGFFVGPYTTKIAENELLTKIIFPVEHGRFGSAYSRIERRIGDYALAAAATSIKLESSGKVTDARIAVAGISMNAIRLEAVEKALIGAKPDQKTTNEITLKTVKDIDVEDSYYATASTKRMAVAYAVQKSLDKVYERAKAKK; via the coding sequence GTGTTTCCTAAAAAATTTGATTATTATTCGCCAAAAACGATAAGCGAAGCAATTGGTCTTATTGATGAATTAAAAGACGCAAAAGTCTTAGCAGGCGGACAGAGTCTTTTGCCTATGATGAAGCTTAGGCTGGCCACGCCTGCTGCCTTAATTGATTTGTCTAATATAAATGGCGAGCTTGGCAGCATAGTGCAAGATAAGTCCTCAGTTGAAATAGGGGCCATGGCGAGGATAGCTGAATTGGCCAAGTCAAAGGCGGTGCAAAAGAGCCTGCCCGCACTGTATGACGCTTCTTTGGTTATTGCAGACACGCAGGTAAGGAACATGGGCACCATAGGAGGAAACCTTGCCAATGCAGACCCTAACAATGACATGCCAGTGGTAGCGCTTGCATTAAACGCCAAAATGGAAGTACGTAATAAAAATGGCAAAAGGCTTGAAAGCGCAGACGGCTTTTTTGTAGGGCCGTATACTACAAAAATAGCTGAAAACGAACTGCTGACAAAAATAATCTTTCCTGTAGAGCATGGCAGATTCGGCAGCGCGTATTCGCGCATAGAGCGCAGGATAGGCGATTATGCGCTGGCTGCTGCAGCCACGTCGATAAAGCTTGAAAGCTCGGGCAAGGTAACCGATGCAAGAATTGCAGTTGCAGGCATATCGATGAATGCAATAAGGCTTGAAGCGGTAGAAAAGGCACTTATAGGAGCAAAGCCGGATCAAAAAACTACAAATGAAATAACGCTGAAAACCGTGAAGGACATTGATGTAGAAGACAGCTACTATGCCACGGCTTCTACAAAACGCATGGCTGTTGCTTATGCTGTGCAAAAATCTTTGGACAAGGTATATGAACGTGCAAAGGCGAAAAAATGA
- a CDS encoding (2Fe-2S)-binding protein, with the protein MKDIEVSIRINGSLYKKRIEPRLLLAHFIRNKVGLTGTHIGCDTTNCGACTVLLDGKPVKSCTVLAAQANGHSITTIEGLSKTKSLTKLQNEFVKEQGLQCGFCTPGMIMEGTYIINEYKHPTEEQIKEGLSGNLCRCTGYESIIKAIKNASGSAGRKR; encoded by the coding sequence ATGAAGGACATAGAAGTTTCGATAAGAATAAACGGATCGCTATACAAGAAGCGCATAGAGCCAAGGCTGCTGCTTGCGCATTTCATACGCAACAAGGTCGGCCTTACGGGAACCCATATAGGATGCGATACGACAAACTGCGGCGCATGCACTGTGCTTCTAGACGGGAAGCCAGTGAAATCCTGCACTGTTCTTGCTGCGCAGGCAAATGGGCATTCGATTACAACGATTGAAGGCCTTTCAAAAACCAAATCATTGACAAAGCTCCAGAACGAGTTCGTTAAGGAGCAAGGCCTTCAGTGCGGATTCTGCACTCCTGGAATGATAATGGAGGGCACTTACATAATAAATGAGTACAAGCATCCAACAGAAGAACAGATAAAAGAGGGCTTGTCAGGCAATCTGTGCAGATGCACAGGCTATGAAAGCATAATCAAGGCCATAAAAAATGCATCTGGCTCGGCAGGTCGAAAAAGGTGA
- a CDS encoding xanthine dehydrogenase family protein molybdopterin-binding subunit: MERLERFVAGEGNYVDDIYVEKPLYMAVLRSPYGRAKINSIKGGMNFHDIDKVLMSVGEGASEGRKAIMHPVFAKSTVNYVGQPVAAVFAEDPYEAEDMLETVEVDYEPLDAVVDPEAAIKAKPIHEGMKSNVLSDRYIGKKFNIDADIVLEDRLENHRIATNAIEPRGILVNYVSGNLVIYASTQSVFSMKNGICGTLGLDGDKVRVIQADTGGGFGLKGGVQPEYPIAAYAALHYKRSVKWIETRSEHLMAANQGRGAIGKMKLYANKDGRMLGIEGEIVVDAGAYAGGMAEFGPGFIAMQLTGQYGIENGYVHAISVLTNKVPYGPYRGAGRPEAAFFMERMVDMLADKIGMDDARIRLLNSTRTQFKSPLGLEIDASKPFMEKAIKKLGYSKSGNKNAGLSLFVLVPGAAPGESARIAVQDGAVHVWLGSNPHGQGHEFFVKNLLSKEFGIPKSKITLEVTDTEKIKSGIGTWGSRSAMVGGAAAVTVARAIKEEVAKRNGRYSPKALLAGDYDHFEFYKYNGSINAFGANLAFAHVESIGRVRVDEVRAFYDVGNALDMGMVKGQISGGIVQGVGQVAGEEVIYDSNGQLLTSSISAAGLVRAAAIPKMRIAVDQNPSSLPHKARGLGEAPTIGTPAAVVRSIEKASGRRIRETPITEDALL; encoded by the coding sequence TTGGAAAGGCTAGAGCGTTTTGTTGCAGGAGAAGGAAATTATGTAGATGACATATATGTTGAAAAGCCTTTGTACATGGCTGTCCTGCGAAGCCCATATGGAAGGGCAAAGATAAACAGCATAAAAGGCGGGATGAATTTTCACGACATCGACAAGGTGCTGATGTCTGTCGGTGAGGGCGCATCAGAAGGCAGAAAGGCCATAATGCACCCAGTATTTGCAAAAAGCACTGTCAATTATGTCGGCCAACCGGTTGCTGCGGTTTTTGCAGAGGATCCTTACGAGGCCGAGGACATGCTTGAGACTGTAGAAGTGGACTACGAGCCTTTGGATGCTGTCGTAGATCCTGAAGCGGCCATAAAGGCAAAACCCATACACGAAGGAATGAAAAGCAATGTGCTGTCCGACAGATATATAGGCAAAAAGTTCAACATAGACGCAGATATTGTATTGGAGGACCGCTTGGAGAACCACAGGATAGCGACAAATGCAATCGAGCCGCGCGGCATACTTGTCAACTACGTATCCGGCAATCTGGTTATATATGCCTCAACGCAATCAGTGTTCAGCATGAAAAATGGCATATGCGGCACGCTTGGGCTCGATGGCGACAAGGTAAGGGTGATACAGGCAGACACTGGCGGCGGCTTTGGGCTAAAAGGAGGCGTGCAACCGGAATACCCTATCGCGGCTTATGCTGCGCTGCATTATAAAAGGTCGGTCAAGTGGATAGAAACGAGGAGCGAACACCTTATGGCGGCTAATCAGGGCCGTGGCGCAATAGGCAAGATGAAGCTTTATGCAAACAAAGATGGACGCATGCTCGGCATAGAGGGCGAGATCGTAGTAGACGCTGGCGCATATGCCGGAGGCATGGCCGAATTCGGGCCTGGCTTCATAGCAATGCAGCTTACTGGCCAGTATGGGATAGAAAATGGCTATGTGCATGCGATTAGCGTGCTTACTAACAAGGTGCCATACGGCCCTTACAGGGGTGCAGGAAGGCCTGAAGCGGCATTCTTCATGGAGCGCATGGTCGACATGCTTGCAGACAAGATTGGCATGGACGATGCAAGGATCAGGCTGCTTAACTCTACCAGGACACAGTTCAAATCTCCATTGGGGCTTGAGATAGATGCATCAAAGCCATTCATGGAAAAAGCCATAAAAAAGCTGGGCTACTCAAAAAGCGGCAATAAAAACGCAGGCCTGAGCTTATTTGTTCTTGTGCCTGGAGCAGCTCCTGGAGAAAGCGCGAGGATTGCAGTACAGGATGGAGCCGTGCATGTCTGGCTCGGGAGCAATCCACACGGACAGGGGCACGAATTCTTTGTGAAGAACCTGCTCAGCAAGGAATTCGGCATTCCAAAATCAAAGATAACGCTTGAAGTAACCGACACGGAAAAGATAAAGAGCGGCATAGGCACTTGGGGAAGCAGATCCGCAATGGTCGGCGGCGCAGCTGCAGTTACTGTTGCAAGGGCCATAAAAGAGGAAGTTGCCAAGAGGAATGGCAGATACTCGCCAAAAGCGCTTCTGGCAGGCGATTACGACCATTTCGAATTTTACAAGTACAATGGCAGCATAAACGCTTTCGGTGCTAACCTTGCGTTCGCGCATGTGGAAAGCATAGGCAGAGTGCGCGTTGACGAGGTGAGGGCGTTCTATGATGTAGGCAATGCGCTTGACATGGGCATGGTAAAAGGCCAGATAAGCGGTGGCATTGTACAGGGTGTTGGCCAAGTGGCAGGTGAAGAGGTCATATACGATTCTAACGGCCAGCTTCTCACGTCAAGCATTTCTGCTGCGGGACTTGTAAGGGCTGCCGCAATACCAAAAATGCGCATAGCAGTGGACCAAAATCCATCAAGCCTTCCGCACAAGGCCAGGGGTCTCGGCGAAGCGCCTACCATAGGCACGCCTGCGGCAGTAGTCAGATCAATTGAAAAGGCATCGGGCAGGCGCATAAGGGAAACGCCGATTACTGAAGACGCATTACTTTAA
- a CDS encoding histidine phosphatase family protein, which yields MRVLVFVRHAQAESNARDILASTTEGYPLTDSGKAQALRTAKMLKDVHFDVLYSSPIRRALETARILNRYHGLQINVDKRLTERGFGKLEGKNANDGAWELPMLEKRKFASYIESFDSMVHRVGSFAESVPEGTTSLIVSHESTISYFARSIIGYDAFSGKGITTKNAAVTVIARAGRKYRLLAIGSFSVDAGYLKELLKDAGLK from the coding sequence ATGAGAGTCTTGGTTTTTGTAAGGCATGCACAAGCAGAAAGCAATGCTAGGGACATTCTCGCTTCAACTACCGAAGGCTATCCATTGACAGATTCTGGCAAGGCTCAGGCGCTCAGGACTGCAAAGATGCTTAAGGATGTGCATTTCGACGTGCTCTATTCCAGCCCGATCAGGCGTGCGCTTGAAACTGCACGCATACTCAACAGATACCATGGCCTTCAAATAAATGTGGACAAAAGGCTTACTGAGCGCGGCTTCGGTAAGCTTGAAGGAAAAAATGCCAACGACGGCGCATGGGAACTGCCAATGCTCGAGAAGCGCAAATTTGCCAGCTACATCGAGTCGTTTGATTCGATGGTGCACAGGGTAGGCTCATTTGCAGAATCTGTTCCAGAAGGCACCACGTCACTGATAGTGAGCCATGAATCTACAATAAGCTATTTTGCAAGAAGCATAATAGGCTATGACGCATTTTCAGGCAAAGGCATCACGACTAAGAATGCTGCCGTTACTGTCATAGCAAGAGCAGGCAGGAAATACAGGCTTCTGGCTATCGGCTCATTTTCCGTAGATGCAGGCTACCTGAAAGAGCTGCTCAAGGATGCAGGATTAAAGTAA
- a CDS encoding molybdopterin-dependent oxidoreductase, whose protein sequence is MPSLPHGQILTKNFPVLSASVAPSIDLKSYRLRVYGAVKNELSFSWEQLMSMPMIKKTVDIHCVTRWSRIGDEWEGIQLKYILSMAEPKGKFLMLRSSYVGYSANVPTEYVNDECMVAFKFNGLPLEKDHGGPVRAFIPTLYLWKSTKWLDGIEVMQENKPGFWEKRGYNMRGDYNKEERYWPGLNFVNKLVFFGSRDDDTEEKEESK, encoded by the coding sequence ATGCCAAGCCTTCCACACGGCCAAATACTGACAAAAAACTTCCCTGTGCTCAGCGCAAGCGTGGCCCCAAGCATAGACCTCAAGTCCTACAGGCTCAGGGTATACGGAGCAGTGAAGAATGAGCTCTCTTTCAGCTGGGAGCAGCTCATGTCAATGCCGATGATAAAGAAGACTGTCGATATACACTGTGTCACGAGGTGGTCAAGGATTGGCGATGAGTGGGAGGGCATTCAGCTTAAATATATACTAAGCATGGCAGAGCCGAAAGGGAAATTCCTGATGCTGCGCTCTTCGTATGTGGGCTACTCTGCAAACGTGCCTACGGAGTACGTAAACGATGAATGCATGGTGGCATTCAAATTCAACGGTCTTCCACTGGAGAAGGACCATGGTGGCCCTGTGCGGGCATTTATACCGACGCTGTATTTATGGAAGAGCACCAAATGGCTGGACGGCATAGAGGTAATGCAAGAAAACAAGCCTGGATTTTGGGAGAAGCGCGGCTACAACATGCGCGGGGACTACAACAAGGAGGAAAGGTATTGGCCAGGGCTTAACTTCGTCAACAAGCTTGTATTCTTCGGAAGCAGGGACGATGACACGGAAGAAAAAGAAGAGAGCAAATAG